The genome window GCCGGTAATGCGCGGATCACGGACGGAAAGCTCGATCTTGAAATCGTTGAAGCCGAAGGACTTGAGCAGGTCGAGTGAGAAATCGAGGACGCGCAGGATTTCATCGTCGATCTGTTCGGGGGTGCAGATGATGTGGGCGTCGTCCTGGGTAAAACCGCGCACGCGCAGCAAGCCGTGCAGGGTGCCGCTGCGCTCGTAGCGGTAGACGGTTCCCAGTTCGGCCCAGCGCAGCGGCAGGTCACGATAGGAACGCTGGGTCGATTTGTAGATCATGATATGGAACGGGCAATTCATGGGTTTCAGATAGTAATTCATGCCGTCGATGTCCATGGGCGAGTACATGGAGTCCTTGTAAAAATCCAGGTGCCCCGACGTCTGCCACAGCCATTCCCGGCCGATGTGCGGCGTATAGAGAAGTTCGTAACCGCCCTGGTAATGCCTTTTTTTCCAATAGGCCTCGATCTCGTTGCGCATGCGCGCCCCTTTGGGGTGCCAGTAAACAAGACCCGGGCCGGCTTCCTCCTGCAGGGAGAAAAGGTCGAGGCTCCTGCCCAGCAGCCGGTGGTCGCGCTCCTTGGCCTCCTTCAAAAGCCGGAGATGCTCCTGCAAGGCCTCGGCGTCGGGAAATACGGTGCCGTACACCCGCTGCAGCGAATGGCTTTTCTCGTCGCCCTTCCAATAGGCGGCGGCCACGCTGAGCAGCTTGGAATGCTTCAGCAGGCCGGTGGCCGGGAGGTGCGGGCCGCGGCACAGGTCAACGAAATCGCCCTGTTTGAATACGGAGACCTCGTCGCCGGTTACTTTTTCCTCGAGCAATTCCAGCTTCAAGGACTGCCGGCGCGCGCGGAAATACTCGACGGCTTGTTGTTTGGACCAAGTCAGCTTCTGGATCGGCTGGTTTTGCTTCACCAGGTGCGCCATTTTGCTGGCGATTTTTTCCAGGTCGCTTTCTACGAAGGGGCTTGCCAGCAGAAAATCGTAATAAAAGCCGTTTTCCACGGCCGGGCCGATACCGTACTGGGCGTCGGGGAATAATTCGAGTACGGCCTGGGCCAGGAGGTGGGCGCAGGAATGGCGGTAGACTTCCAACGCTTCGGGGGAGTCCGGGGTGATCTCCTGCATGTCGTTCCCGGGGGCAACCGGCGCACCGATCTCCTTCAGGTCGCCGTTTACCTTAAGCAAAATCGCTTTTTTTCTTTCCATGGTGAACATAGGCGCGGGCGGGCTCGAACCGCCGACCTCTACCGTGTCAAGGTAGCGCTCTAACCAACTGGGCTACGCGCCTTTGCTAGCCTGCCTATTTGATCAGCGCTTTCAGTTCTTTGCCGGCCACGAACTTGGGCACCTTCTTCTTGGGGATGTTGATCTTGGCGCCGGTCTTGGGGTTTCTGCCCACCTTGGCTTTCTTCTCGATCACCTTGAAGGTTCCGAAACCGACCAACGTCACTTTCCCGTTCTTTTTTTTCAACACATCACCGATCACTGTGACCAGTGTATCAATGACTTTGATGGCATTGCTCTTGATGATAGTGGAATCTTTAATCATGTGCTGGGCAATTTCATTCTTGTTCATTAATATCCTCCTTAACGTCAGGAGTCAATTTACCTCAAAAGGAACCGGAAGTCAATACCCACCGTCAAAAAACAAACCCGGGCTTGCCATCGCCACGGCGGCCGATTCGGCATTTTGCCCCTCCCGGCCCATGGCGTAAAAAGACGAAATTTGCTTTTTGCGCGAAAATCCATTACAATAAATTACTCAAAAAATGAGCAAACTGAGGCACTTACATGGCAGAAGAATTGTTGAAAAGCATCATGCAGATCAGTCGGGAGCGCGGCGTCAATCCCGACATCTTTTTTTCTGCCATCAAAGAAGCGCTGCTGATTGTTTCCAAGCGGTTTTTTGACCCCGAAGCCGACGTCCAAATCGAGATCGACGAAGTGAAAGGGACGATCGAGGTCTATGTCAGCAAGATGGTGGTCAAGGAGATCACCGACCCGCTGGCGCAGATCTACTGGAAAGACGCCCTGAAATACGACTCCAAGGCCAGGGAAGGTGACGTCATCAAGATTCACATGCCCGGCGAGACCCTGGGCCGTGTCGCCGCCCAGACCGCCAAACAGATCATCCTGCAGAAGATACTCAAGGCCGAACAGGAAAACATTTACGAACGGTACGCGCCGCTGGCCGGGACACTGATGAGCGGGGAGATACGCCGCATCGAGAACAACAACATCATCCTCGGCCTGGAAATGGGCGAGGCCATCCTGCCGCCCAAGGAACTCTCCCCCAAGGATGTTTTCAGGCGCGGCGAGGTCATCAATTTCCTGATCAAGCGGGTTTTCGTCGAAGGCAAGGGCCCCCTGGTCCTGGCCACCCGCTACATGAATGATTTCGTGGCCGAGCTGATCAAGAAGGAAGTGCCCGAAGTGGCCGAGAACATCGTCAAGATCTACGCCATCGCGCGCGAACCGGGGGTCAAATCAAAAGTGGCCGTCTACTCGACCGACAAGGCCATCGACCCGGTCGGCGCCATCGTCGGCATGAACGGCAACCGCGTCCTGGCCATCAGCAAGGAACTGCGGGGCGAACGGATCGACGTCATCGCCTGGAGCAGCGTGCCGGAGCGCTTCATCGCTTCCGCCCTAACCCCGGCCGAAGTCGTCAAGGTGCACCTGATCGATCCGGAAAACCACTTGGCCGAGGTGACCGTCAAGGACGAGACGCTGTCGGCGGCCATCGGCAAGAAGGGAGTCAACATCAAGCTCGCTTCCAAGCTCACCCAGTGGGATATCCAGATATCCAACCGCAAGTTCGAACATCTCGAAGAGGGGCAAAAAAAACAATAGGAGGGCGATCCCATGGCAACCATCAAACTTCATGAAGCCACCAAGCAATTTGAAATAGCAAATAAACTGGCCATGTTCTTTTTGGAAAAAGTAAATCTGCCAGTCAAATCGCACTCCTCGGTAATCCCCGTCGACCAGCTCGAACTGCTCCGCGAATTCGCGGCCAGCCCGGAAAAGATAACGACCCTTGAGACCGCCGCGAAAAAAGGGGCCGCGGCCAAGGCCAAAGCGGCCGCGCCGCCGCCGGCAGCCCCCCACGGGGACGCCGCGGCCAAGCCGCCGGCAGCGCCGGCGAAAAAAAAGGCCGCCGCCGAAAAGAAACCGGCCCCGGTCTCCCCGCGGGCGGCCGAGAAAAAAGCGCCGGAGAAAAAGCCGGCCGAGAAAAAAACCGTTGTCAGCGAACCCGTTGCCAAGCCGGTCAAGGCGGCGACGCCGCCGCCGGCAGTCCCCCACGGGGACGCCGCGGCCAAGCCGACGGCAGCCCCACACCGGGACGCCGCGGCCAAGCCGACGGCAGCGCCGGCAAAAGCCCCCGACGTCAAGAAAGCCGTCCGCCCGGAACCCGAAGCGCAGAGGCCGCCCCGGCCGGCCCCGGCGCCTTTCATACCGGCCCCGTCGCCGTTCAGGAGGCAGCAGCCGCAATATCATCCTCGCCGCCATGAACCGGCCGCACCCAAATTTCACCCTCCCAAAAAGGAAAAGCCGGCCGTGGCGGTCGTTCTGCCCAGCCACATCCAGATCACCGATTTCTGCACCATGAAGGAACTGGCCGAAAAGCTGAACCTCAAGCTGAAGCCGCTGGAAGATAAAATCGCCCAGCTGAAAATGAATTACCAGGGCAACCAGATCATCGACCGCGCCGATATCGAAAAAATATGCGCCGATCTCGGCGTGGCGTTGGAAATCCTCCCCTATGAGGATTACCTGTTCCAGAGCTACTTGGCCAAGAGCGGCAGCCAGCTGATTCCCCGGCCGCCGATCGTCACGGTCATGGGCCATGTCGACCACGGCAAAACGACGCTGCTGGATACGCTGCGCAAGACCCGGGTGGCGGAAAAGGAAGCCGGCGGCATCACCCAGAAAATCGGCGCCTACAAGCTTCAGACCGCCGACGGCGCGATCGTTTTCATCGACACGCCGGGGCACGAAGCGTTCACCAACCTGCGCGCCCGCGGGGCGCAGGTCACCGACATCGTCATCCTGGTGGTGGCCGCCAACGACGGCGTGCAGCCGCAGACCGTGGAAGCCATCAACCACGCCCAGGCCGCCAAGGTGCCGATGATCGTGGCCATCAACAAGATCGACATCCAGGGGGCGGACAGCGAAAAGATCAAGCAGGAGCTGAACAAGCACAACATCCTGGTGGAAAGCTGGGGCGGCAAGGTGGTATCGGTGGAAATCTCGGCCAAGTTCAACAAGAACCTGGATACCCTGCTGGAGATGATCCAGCTGGTCGCCCAGATGCAGGAACTCAAGGCCTACATCCAGATCCCGGCCCGGGGAACGATCATCGAATCCAGGCTCGATCCCCAGCTCGGCCCGATCGGCACCGTGCTGATCCAGCACGGCCAGCTGAAAAAGGGAGACTACTTCATCTGCGGCAGCGATCTGGGCAAGATCAAGTCGATTTTCGACGACAGCGGCAAGATGCTCAATAGCGCCCAGGTTCCCGACCCGATCGAGATCATGGGTTTCGAAGCGCTGCCCCAGGCGGGCGACGTTTTCCAGGTCATCGACGACCTAGAAAAGGCCAGGAAAGTCATCGAAATGCGCCAGATCAGCCTGAAGGCCGCGAAAAGCAAGGATTTCCTCGCCGAAAAGAGGCTGAGCCTGCAGAACCTCTTCCAGCTGGTGGAGCAGAATGTCGTCCAGGTTTTCCCGGTGATCGTCAAGGCCGACAACTTCGGCTCGGCCGAGGTTCTGGGTCTGACCCTCAACCGCCTCAGCCAGGAAAAGCTGAAGATCGAAATCCTGCACAGCGGGCTGGGCAACATCACCGAGAGCGACATTCTGCTGGCTTCGACGGCCCGGGCGGTCATCCTCGGCTTCAACGTCAAAACCCCGCAGAAGATCCTCTCCCTCGCCCAGCAGGAAAAGGTGGAAATCAGGCTGTACAACGTGATCTACCACCTGGTCGAGGACATTGAAAAAGCCGTCAAGGGCAAGATCGGCCCGCAGTACCAGCAAACCCTGATCGGCAAGGTAGAGATCCTGCAGAAATTCAAGATCTCCAATGTGGGCATCGTGGCCGGCTGCGTCGTGCGCGACGGCAAGGTCACCCGCAAGTCCAAAATCAAGGTCATGCGCGGCGACGACCTGGTCTTTGAAGGCGAGATCGAATCCCTGAAGCGGATCAAGGACGAGGTGTCGGAAGTCAGGGCCGGAACCGAGTGCGGCATCCGCATCAAGAATTTCAACACCATCGAGGTCGGCGATCTCCTGGACGTGTACGAAACAACCATCCTGCCATGATGATCGGCATGCTGGTGATCGACCTGATCAATGAGCAGTTCCACAGCCTGAAGGAAAAAAGGCAGCTGCTGACCAGCCTGAAGAAACGCCTGAAAAACAAGTTCAATATCGCCGTCGCCGAGAGCGGCGATCAGGAGCTATGGCAGAAAGCCCAGATTTCCATCGTCTCGCTGGCAGCCGGCCGGAACATCCTGGACAGCACTTTCAAACAGATCGAGGATTTCATCTTCCTGAACTATCCCGTCCAGATCACCCAGATGAAGGTCCAGTATTTCTAGTCATGTCCTACCGCCTGGAAAAATTCGCCAGCACCCTCAAGCAGTCCCTGGGGGAAATCCTGATGAAGGACAGCCTGAATCCCGACTTCACGTTCGTGAGCATCGCGCGCATCGAGATCAGCGCCGACTTGAAAAAGGCCGACATCTTCATTTCGTCACCGCTGCAGGCCCTCGACGACATCCTGGCGCAGCTGCAGCGCTCGCAAGGGTTCATCAAGCGCCAGTTAGCAAAAAAAATGATTTTGCGCCACATGCCCGAACTCCAATTCCGCAAGGACCTGGCATTCGTCTTCGATCAGAAGATCGCCGTCATCGGCAAGCCCAACGACCATGAAAACACAAATAGCTGAACGAATCCGCAAAGCCCGCACCATCGCCATCAGCTCCCATGTCCGCCCCGACGCCGATTCCATCGGCAGCGGACTGGCCCTGAATCTCATGTTCAGGCAAATGGGCAAGGAGACGTGTTACTGCAACGTCGATTCAGCCCCCCATCCCATCAACCTGCTTCCCGGCTACGGAGATCTCCGCCTCCGCCAAATCGACCCAGAGCCCTTCGACCTGGTGGTGCTGATCGAAGGCGGCGGCGAGGAGCGGACCGGACAAAAGAACCTGAAGAACTATTTCTGCGTCAACATCGACCACCATGCCGGCAGCAGCCTGGACGCCGATCTCAACTGGGTGGTACCGGAAGCCGCGGCCGTCGGTGAACTGATCTACGACCTGGGCCGCGAGCTGGGCGTTGTCTTCAGCCGCGACATCGCCTTCAATCTCTATGCGGCCATCGCCTCCGAAACCGGCTCGTTCAAGTATTCCAACACCAGGCTTGAGTCGCTGGCTATCGCCTCCGATCTGGCGGACCGCGGCGGCTTCGCCCCCTGCGAGGTCAGCAACCTGCTGTTCAACGCCAACCCGCTCGAAAAGATC of Candidatus Aminicenantes bacterium contains these proteins:
- the rbfA gene encoding 30S ribosome-binding factor RbfA; translation: MSYRLEKFASTLKQSLGEILMKDSLNPDFTFVSIARIEISADLKKADIFISSPLQALDDILAQLQRSQGFIKRQLAKKMILRHMPELQFRKDLAFVFDQKIAVIGKPNDHENTNS
- the nusA gene encoding transcription termination factor NusA; protein product: MAEELLKSIMQISRERGVNPDIFFSAIKEALLIVSKRFFDPEADVQIEIDEVKGTIEVYVSKMVVKEITDPLAQIYWKDALKYDSKAREGDVIKIHMPGETLGRVAAQTAKQIILQKILKAEQENIYERYAPLAGTLMSGEIRRIENNNIILGLEMGEAILPPKELSPKDVFRRGEVINFLIKRVFVEGKGPLVLATRYMNDFVAELIKKEVPEVAENIVKIYAIAREPGVKSKVAVYSTDKAIDPVGAIVGMNGNRVLAISKELRGERIDVIAWSSVPERFIASALTPAEVVKVHLIDPENHLAEVTVKDETLSAAIGKKGVNIKLASKLTQWDIQISNRKFEHLEEGQKKQ
- a CDS encoding DUF503 domain-containing protein; amino-acid sequence: MMIGMLVIDLINEQFHSLKEKRQLLTSLKKRLKNKFNIAVAESGDQELWQKAQISIVSLAAGRNILDSTFKQIEDFIFLNYPVQITQMKVQYF
- the thrS gene encoding threonine--tRNA ligase — encoded protein: MERKKAILLKVNGDLKEIGAPVAPGNDMQEITPDSPEALEVYRHSCAHLLAQAVLELFPDAQYGIGPAVENGFYYDFLLASPFVESDLEKIASKMAHLVKQNQPIQKLTWSKQQAVEYFRARRQSLKLELLEEKVTGDEVSVFKQGDFVDLCRGPHLPATGLLKHSKLLSVAAAYWKGDEKSHSLQRVYGTVFPDAEALQEHLRLLKEAKERDHRLLGRSLDLFSLQEEAGPGLVYWHPKGARMRNEIEAYWKKRHYQGGYELLYTPHIGREWLWQTSGHLDFYKDSMYSPMDIDGMNYYLKPMNCPFHIMIYKSTQRSYRDLPLRWAELGTVYRYERSGTLHGLLRVRGFTQDDAHIICTPEQIDDEILRVLDFSLDLLKSFGFNDFKIELSVRDPRITGKYAGSDAMWVQAEASLVAALTVRQLAYQRMEGEAVFYGPKIDIKIKDALGRHWQCTTIQFDFNMSARFDMKYIGADGSAHQPYMVHRALLGSLERFFGVLIEHYNGFFPLWLAPVQVAIAPVSDDCLPYARGVLEQLRQNDLRAELDARSQGVNRKIRDAEIQKIPYIIVIGTQEQQEGNISYRIHKQGDQGKMALPAFIAKIKTKVEEKSQTYEIQ
- a CDS encoding bifunctional oligoribonuclease/PAP phosphatase NrnA, whose protein sequence is MKTQIAERIRKARTIAISSHVRPDADSIGSGLALNLMFRQMGKETCYCNVDSAPHPINLLPGYGDLRLRQIDPEPFDLVVLIEGGGEERTGQKNLKNYFCVNIDHHAGSSLDADLNWVVPEAAAVGELIYDLGRELGVVFSRDIAFNLYAAIASETGSFKYSNTRLESLAIASDLADRGGFAPCEVSNLLFNANPLEKIQMLSKVLSTLELALGQRVAMIDFQRSFLERISLKEIETEDIIAIARSIQGVQVVLFFKEIAADYFRVSIRARDRFSARQVAQAFNGGGHPHAAGFFYRGSLAAAKKEILQLIRGQLQ
- a CDS encoding HU family DNA-binding protein — translated: MNKNEIAQHMIKDSTIIKSNAIKVIDTLVTVIGDVLKKKNGKVTLVGFGTFKVIEKKAKVGRNPKTGAKINIPKKKVPKFVAGKELKALIK
- the infB gene encoding translation initiation factor IF-2 — translated: MATIKLHEATKQFEIANKLAMFFLEKVNLPVKSHSSVIPVDQLELLREFAASPEKITTLETAAKKGAAAKAKAAAPPPAAPHGDAAAKPPAAPAKKKAAAEKKPAPVSPRAAEKKAPEKKPAEKKTVVSEPVAKPVKAATPPPAVPHGDAAAKPTAAPHRDAAAKPTAAPAKAPDVKKAVRPEPEAQRPPRPAPAPFIPAPSPFRRQQPQYHPRRHEPAAPKFHPPKKEKPAVAVVLPSHIQITDFCTMKELAEKLNLKLKPLEDKIAQLKMNYQGNQIIDRADIEKICADLGVALEILPYEDYLFQSYLAKSGSQLIPRPPIVTVMGHVDHGKTTLLDTLRKTRVAEKEAGGITQKIGAYKLQTADGAIVFIDTPGHEAFTNLRARGAQVTDIVILVVAANDGVQPQTVEAINHAQAAKVPMIVAINKIDIQGADSEKIKQELNKHNILVESWGGKVVSVEISAKFNKNLDTLLEMIQLVAQMQELKAYIQIPARGTIIESRLDPQLGPIGTVLIQHGQLKKGDYFICGSDLGKIKSIFDDSGKMLNSAQVPDPIEIMGFEALPQAGDVFQVIDDLEKARKVIEMRQISLKAAKSKDFLAEKRLSLQNLFQLVEQNVVQVFPVIVKADNFGSAEVLGLTLNRLSQEKLKIEILHSGLGNITESDILLASTARAVILGFNVKTPQKILSLAQQEKVEIRLYNVIYHLVEDIEKAVKGKIGPQYQQTLIGKVEILQKFKISNVGIVAGCVVRDGKVTRKSKIKVMRGDDLVFEGEIESLKRIKDEVSEVRAGTECGIRIKNFNTIEVGDLLDVYETTILP